From Streptomyces fungicidicus, one genomic window encodes:
- a CDS encoding acetyl-CoA C-acetyltransferase has product MSEQPANPSRPTSAAGTDVVVCAPLRTPIGRFGGALAGQRPAALAAHVVSAVVRESAVDPERIDEVVLGHAYPTADAPAIGRVAALDAGLPDRVTGVQIDRRCGSGLQAVLDAAMQVRCGFSEVVVAGGVDVMSAAPYYTHEGRWGIRGAGLQLHDSLARGRVTAGGEHHAVPGGMIETAENLRREFAVSREDQDALALRSQQRAARAMAEGLFDDEIVPVTVRTRKGDVVVDKDEHPRPDTTAETLAGLKPLMRASDPEATVTAGNASGQNDAAAACLVTTRETAERLGLTPLVRLVSFARAGVPAETMGIGPVPATLTALDRAGLTLSDLDLIELNEAFAAQVLACTRALGLSDADHARINVNGSGISLGHPVGATGARILATLTREMHRRQARFGLETMCIGGGQGLAAVFERVAP; this is encoded by the coding sequence ATGTCCGAACAGCCAGCGAACCCCTCACGGCCGACGTCGGCGGCGGGAACCGACGTCGTCGTCTGCGCACCCCTGCGCACCCCCATCGGCCGCTTCGGGGGCGCGCTCGCCGGTCAGCGTCCGGCGGCTCTCGCCGCGCACGTCGTCTCGGCCGTCGTCCGGGAGAGCGCCGTCGACCCGGAGCGCATCGACGAGGTCGTCCTCGGTCACGCGTACCCCACCGCCGACGCCCCCGCCATCGGCCGGGTCGCCGCACTCGACGCCGGCCTTCCCGACCGGGTGACGGGCGTGCAGATCGACCGGCGCTGCGGCTCCGGCCTGCAGGCCGTGCTCGACGCCGCCATGCAGGTCCGGTGCGGTTTCAGCGAGGTGGTCGTCGCGGGCGGCGTCGACGTGATGAGCGCGGCGCCCTACTACACGCACGAGGGGCGGTGGGGGATCCGCGGCGCCGGACTCCAGTTGCACGACTCCCTGGCGCGCGGCCGCGTCACGGCGGGCGGGGAGCACCACGCCGTCCCCGGTGGCATGATCGAGACGGCCGAGAACCTGCGCCGCGAGTTCGCCGTCAGCCGCGAGGACCAGGACGCGCTCGCCCTGCGGTCGCAGCAGCGCGCCGCGCGGGCCATGGCCGAGGGCCTGTTCGACGACGAGATCGTGCCCGTCACCGTACGCACCCGCAAGGGCGACGTCGTGGTGGACAAGGACGAGCACCCCCGCCCGGACACGACCGCCGAGACCCTGGCGGGCCTCAAGCCCCTGATGCGCGCCTCCGATCCGGAGGCGACCGTCACGGCCGGCAACGCCAGCGGCCAGAACGACGCGGCCGCCGCCTGCCTCGTCACCACCCGGGAGACCGCCGAGCGGCTCGGCCTCACCCCGCTCGTGCGCCTGGTCTCGTTCGCCCGTGCGGGCGTCCCCGCCGAGACCATGGGCATCGGCCCCGTGCCGGCCACCCTCACCGCGCTGGACCGCGCCGGACTGACGCTCTCCGACCTCGACCTGATCGAGCTCAACGAGGCGTTCGCCGCGCAGGTACTCGCCTGCACCCGCGCCCTCGGGCTGTCCGACGCCGACCACGCGCGCATCAACGTCAACGGCTCCGGCATCTCGCTCGGCCACCCCGTCGGGGCGACCGGCGCCCGGATCCTGGCCACCCTGACCCGCGAGATGCACCGCAGGCAGGCGCGCTTCGGCCTGGAGACGATGTGCATCGGCGGCGGACAAGGACTGGCCGCGGTCTTCGAACGCGTCGCCCCCTAG